The proteins below are encoded in one region of Deltaproteobacteria bacterium:
- a CDS encoding alpha/beta hydrolase encodes MAHARGDGAHQYLARPGLRDLDVFDREGLLDPPQDGCLHDVTFLCAASRGCDSEAIRAAGQSRLESAAVIEEREIRRRRLRLPERGIDLALVDWGGSGPLALLSHANGFCADVLGLLAERLRPRFRVIGFDSRGHGDSEKPAPPGPYAWEEFALDVIAVAERVTRDLARPRVALGVGHSFGGTCVLTAAARRPDLFERIALLDPVILPRAGDPSGWRPPANAPHPAAEIARKRAHVFPSREAAREKWRARGTFGDWDPRALELYLRYAFADLPDGRIDLKCPGEVEATVYETGGGFDPWREIAGLHVPGLLLHAGRGNFPLPFIEKFCAESDTLECRSLDAGHLLPMVAPDLLADALLAWLGPDSPGAA; translated from the coding sequence AGGGGCTGCTTGATCCCCCGCAAGACGGCTGCCTTCATGACGTGACCTTCCTCTGCGCGGCATCGCGCGGCTGCGATTCTGAAGCGATACGCGCCGCGGGTCAAAGCCGTCTAGAATCCGCCGCCGTGATCGAAGAGCGCGAGATCCGACGACGACGACTCCGGCTGCCCGAACGCGGCATCGACCTCGCGCTGGTCGACTGGGGCGGGAGCGGGCCGCTGGCCCTGCTCTCGCACGCGAACGGCTTCTGCGCCGACGTCCTGGGGCTGCTCGCCGAGCGGCTGCGCCCGCGTTTTCGAGTGATCGGCTTCGACTCGCGCGGGCACGGCGACTCGGAGAAGCCCGCGCCGCCCGGCCCGTACGCCTGGGAGGAGTTCGCGCTCGACGTGATCGCGGTCGCCGAGCGCGTGACGCGCGATCTGGCGCGGCCGCGGGTGGCGCTCGGCGTGGGGCACAGCTTCGGCGGCACCTGCGTGCTCACCGCCGCCGCGCGCAGGCCCGACCTGTTCGAGCGCATCGCCCTGCTCGATCCGGTGATCCTGCCGCGGGCGGGCGATCCGAGCGGCTGGCGCCCGCCGGCGAACGCGCCCCACCCCGCGGCCGAGATCGCGCGCAAGCGCGCGCACGTGTTCCCGTCGCGCGAGGCCGCGCGAGAGAAGTGGCGCGCGCGCGGGACCTTCGGCGACTGGGATCCGCGCGCGCTCGAGCTCTACCTCCGCTACGCCTTCGCCGATCTGCCCGACGGCCGGATCGACCTGAAGTGCCCGGGCGAGGTCGAAGCGACCGTCTACGAGACCGGCGGCGGCTTCGATCCGTGGCGCGAGATCGCGGGCCTGCACGTGCCGGGGCTGCTCCTGCACGCGGGCCGCGGCAACTTCCCGCTGCCGTTCATCGAGAAGTTCTGCGCCGAGTCCGACACGCTCGAGTGTCGCTCGCTCGACGCGGGCCACCTTCTGCCGATGGTCGCGCCGGACCTGTTGGCCGACGCGCTGCTCGCCTGGCTCGGTCCGGACTCGCCCGGCGCAGCCTGA